The DNA region GCAAGCTCTTGAGCCACTTTCAAATAAAGAGGTTTCTGTAAGAGTCATTGCTGGTGGTGTTGGTCCAATTACTGATAGTGACGTTACACTTGCTGATTCAGCAAATGCCTTTATCTTTGGTTTCAACATGAGACCATTAACAAGTGCAAGAAAGCTGGCTGAGCAACAAGGTGTTGATGTTAAAACTTATTCAATTATCTATGAGTTAATCAATGATGTAACGCTTGCCATTGAAGGACTTCTTGATCCAGACTTCGTTGAGGAATATCTTGGTCGTGCTGAAGTACGTGATACATTCTCTGTACCAAAAGCTGGTACAATTGCTGGTTCTTACGTTGTTGACGGTAAGATCTTGGCAGGATGTTCTGTTAGACTTCTTAGAAATGGTAAAATTATTTTTGACGGTAAGATGTCATCACTTAAGAGATTTAAAGATGATGTTAAAGAAGTTAAAGATGGTTACGAGTGTGGTGTTGCTCTTGAAGGGTTTAACGATATCAAGATCAACGATACATTTGAAGCTTATATGATGGTTGAGAAAAAGAGAACTTTAGAAGATGTTGCTCGTGAAGAAAAAGAAGCGCAGGCCAATCTTTAGTTTTAGGTAAAACCATGGCGAAGAAGAATTTTAAAAAAGAAAAATATACTGAGAAGCTCGTTCACGAATTGAACGGGTTTCTTAGAAGAGAGGCCAATGATTCACGTCTGACTTTTGTTAGTATTACAAAAGTTGAGCTGACTGTGGATTATACTATGGCCAAGGTCTACTGGGACACTTTCGATGCAAATAAGCGTGGAGATGCCAAGAAGGCCATTGAAGGTTTAGGTCCTAGACTTAGATCTCACCTTGCTAAGACTTTAAAAGTTAGGCAAGTTCCTGAGTTGAAGTTTTTCTATGATTCTCAGTATGTTGATGAGCGCTATATCACAGACATACTTGAGTCGGAAGCTCAGGAGGGACGCCTCGCCTCTGATGAAGAGGACGGCGAAGAGTAAAATTATGGCAAAGAAAAATAGAGGCCCAGAGTATGGGCCTTTTCTTTTTAATGTTTATAAACCTGTTGGCGTAACATCATTCGATGTCATTCGCGCCTTTAAATACAATCTTCCTAAAGGTTTTGGTAAAATAGGACATTTTGGAACTCTCGATCCTTTTGCTGAAGGTGTACTCATGGTGGCAACTGGTCCGGCCACGAGACTGACTGATCGTGTTCACGAAATGACAAAAACCTATATTGCCAAGGGTGTCCTTGGTATTCATTCTCCCACGGGGGATCTGACGGCCAAGGAAGATGAGCTCATTAAAAGCGATTGTACTTTTTTAAAAGAGAAAACGCTGGGTGACTTTAAAAGTACTCTTGAAAGTAAGTTTCAAGGGGATTATATGCAAGTGCCGCCTCATTTTTCTGCGACTAAGCACGAGGGGAAGGCCTTGCATGAGTGGGCCAGACAAGGTGTTTTGATAGAAAAAGAAGCAGTAAAGCGTTTTATCCACAATATCGAAATCATTGAATTTGATTATCCCCACGTGATCTTTAGGGCCACAGTAAGTAGCGGGACCTATATTCGAACTCTTTTTGAAGATATGGCCAAAGAATTTGCAACGACTGGTGCTCTTAAAGAATTGTGCCGAGAAAAGATTGGACCTATTTCCATGGCCAATTCTATTCACACTGATAACTGGCCAAAAAGAGGTGAGTGTACAGTAGATGATCTTCTCTCCATTAGAACAACTTTTGAAGAGCTTTTTGATCTTCCAAAGTGTGAAATCCCTGAGGGAAAAAGGGACCTTCTTTTTAATGGGGCCGATGTTCATTGTGATTACTTAGATGGAGAGTATTTGGTTGTTGATCAAGGGGTTGTAATTGCCTTAGCGGATGTAAAAAAGACAAGACTGAAGTTTAAAGTTCGCTTATTTATCTAAGAGTCGAGGAGCGCTCACAGTGGGAAAGCCCTGTGTTATTGGCCTTTGCGTCTAAAAAAAATTACAAATATCTGAACTAAACACTCGAAATAATTTAGACGAAACGTTTGAACATAGTGTATGATTAGCTATAACAAAATTTTAAAATGATCTCGTTTGAGAAGAGAAAATAAGGAGTTGTGTGTGAATACGACAATGATTGCCATGGGAGTTGCTGTTCTAGCCGGTGTAGGGCTTGTTGTTACTCTAGGTGTCTTATCGTTACTATCAGGTGGTCTTCACTTTTTATTTGCAAGGCCAAGAGTTGAAATTTTAAAGTCTGAAAAGGGTGAAACTGGATTCGCTTTTGGCTTTAAGTGGAATGCTGCTCGCGAGCCTGCTAAGTTTAATAGAATTAAACTCCGTCTATTCAACCCATTTGGAAGTCCAACTCAGGTTGAAAAGACAGTAGAATTCTCTCCAAAAAGTACTAATTTTGCAGAAGACTTTGATATGGCCGAAGCCATGAAGCAAATTCTTGAGTGCGATCGTTTAGATGACGCTCTTTTAGAGATTGAAGTGATGGCATCTAAAGAAGGTGTAACTCACTACTTCAGCATGAAAGTTAGAAAATTCCTTGAAAAAGTAAAATCAGCGACTCAAACAGCTGCTGAGTTTAATGAAGCGAATAAAGTAGATAACTCTAAGCCAGTTTATACGATTCCATCGCGTTCATTTATTGCTGATCCGCTTCCAGCATCTAATAAAGCATTGAAAATTGCTACAAACCCTGAGTTTGCCGGTCAATTTCAATCAGCAGATGCTTCAGCTGCACCTCAAGAAAACTTTGCTGTTTCTAAGGTGTGGATTGAAGATGGTTGTATTGTTTGTAATGCTTGTGAAGGTATTTTTCCTGAAGTATTTGAAGTTACTGATGATACTTGTCTTATTAGAGATGGAGCTCCTCTTGATGATGGTCTGAAGATTCTAGAGGCCGCCGAAGCTTGCCCAACTGAAGTAATTAAGTTTAACAAAGTTGGTTAATTAATTTCTGTACATACCGTCTAAAACTTAGGCGATTCTAATGAGGGAGAACAGTGTTCTCCCTTTTTTTATCACGTGTTTTGTGAAGGAAAAGTGGCCTGTTTTGGCCGTAAATCTTTCACAATATCAGATTTTTCCACTTTCTCTATTGTAATAATAATAGGTTGGCCAATGGCCGGTTGTTACCTATGAATATCCGTACTCTGCCTCTCGTTTGTGGCATCGTGATTGCAATATATTTAACAATCAATTTAATGGAACCTTTGTGAAAAGGATGTAGAGCTTTGAAAAAACTAATACTTACTATTGCACCGATGACTTTATTAGCGATGGCCAATGCGCAATCTAATAATACAGTTGTTAATAAGTTAGACACTGTTAAAGAGAAAGTCTCGCTTTCGGCTTCGTCTTCTCTTGAGTCGTCACTTGAAAAGGGTGCGGGAAATTCATTTCAAAATACAACAAGTCTTTCAGGTAAGTACAAGCTTGATGGTGGTTATGTTCTTTCTACGGGTGTTGCCTTTGATAAGGACTTTAATAACGATAGAGAATTAACGGTTAGAGACTCATCTCTTTCTGTTTCTAAGTCTATCGGTGCAAGCCAGACATTCATTTATAGGTCTTTGAAAGCATCTCTTACGCTTCCGATTTCAAAGAGATCACGTAAGGATACAGATCTTATTACGGCCCTTAGTTTAGGTGCTACGTATGGATTGTCACTTGATAAGTATATGAGTGGAGTCTCTCTTTATCTTATGCCGAGTATTACAAAATATGCTCACCAGTATGAGACTGCGAGATATTCTCTAACATCTAACTCTAGTCACCGTGCACTTACTAGAGTGCTCGTGAGCTATGACTTCGCTAAGAGATTCAATCTTAGCATGGACAATATTTATTACAGAACTTGGACGTATAGAGGAAATTCAACAGACGTATTTGTTTTGGATCAGTCTCTTTCATATCAAGTTTCAAAAGAGTTATCAGCGAGTCTTGGACATTCTCTTGGAGGGAATGCGCTCGATTTCGATGGTAAATCAAGTGCCGTAAGGCTCTTTGATGAAAATGAATCAACGGTTTATACCAACTTAACTTACAGATATTAGATTTGAATTACAGTTACAGAATTTGAGCGGAACCAGAAAACGAAGGAATACTAAATGTCGAAAAAGAAACTACTAAATTTAGGATTAATCGCTACAGCTCTACTTGTTGCAAGTTGTGCAGAAGAGAGAAAAGAAGAATTTGCCCAAGGTCAGGGTGAAGAGCTTCTTAGCATCTCAGATTACAATGGTAAGACCTTTGATCTTAAAACAAAAGAAGTGATTAGCGGAGACAGTGAGAACTTTTCTGCAACCAGAGAAGTGAAAGTTGATGGTCTTGATGCTGTTAATAATCTCCTTCCTGTTGATTACGTAACAAATGCGCCTCTATTTCAAGGGTTTGCATTTCGTGGGCTTCCAAATCATGATTATAAACTTCAGTATGAAGTGAAAGATAAGTATCTTGTTATTAATAAGATTGCTAAGAAAGAGGCGATACCTTTTGATGAGCTGACATATGCTGTTGAAATGGAAAACGGTCTTTATAAAGTTCCACTTATTGGATACCCAATTCAACTAACGAAAGTTGAGAAAATTAAAAATAGCTACGGCGAAGAAACTCACCAACTAAGAGAAAATGGTGAGAAGATGGTTATTGGTTCTACTCACTTTAAAATTAACCACCTTGGTCAAGTTCAGTACTTTGGCGCCAAAGAGAAGAAAGATATTTTTCCTTCGCATTTCTTCGATGGAGAGTGGTTTTACGCTGCAACAATCGTTTCTGCTTCAACAAAGAATGCAACATCAATTGGACGTGACCTTTCAATTGATGCTGAAGCAAATGGTGTTTCAAGAATTCGTTTTAATAGATACAAAGATACAATTAAGGCCATTAACCTTAACCAAGATAAAATCATTGATACAACTGATGATATCAATAATAAGACGGCCTTCAATATCCCTGTAAGCTGGGTTGATTACAAAAAGAACACAAGAAATGGTGTTGATCTTTTTGAAGAAGTTCTTCTTGATGATTCAAATAATGAGGCTCCTGAATGGGCCGAGAGAAGATTTGCTAAAATCGATTTCTCGAAATTCGTTTATAAAATGGTTAAAGGTTGGGAATTCGATGCAACAGTAAATAGCTGGGTTCCTAAAGTTGAAGACCTAACTGATGGTATTCTTCAAAAGCTTGAAGTCACAAATGACTTCATCTCTTGGACACTATGGTATGAAGAAGAAGAAATTCGTATTAAGTATGCACTTAGAAGAGCACACAAACCAATTGCTGGTCGTGTCTATAAAAAATCTGATGTTACGAAGTTTGGTTTCTTTCAAACAACAAAACACATGATTCTTAACCACAGAATCGAAAGGGATAAAGACCTTGAGAAACTTAAGTTTCTAAACCGTTTTGATCCTAACAAGAAAGAAATTCGTTATTTCTTCTCTACAAATACGTCACAAGATATGAGAGCTGTTGGACGTGAAGGAATTCGTGTTTGGAACGAGACTTTCAAAAAGGCCGGTTCTGATATTGAAATCGTACTTGATGAGTCTAAAGATGTTGAGATTGGTGATATTCGTTACAACATTTTAAATATTGTCGATACAAAAGATGGTTCAGGTCTTTTAGGTTATGGTCCTTCGATTTCAGATACTGAATCTGGAGAGATTATTTCGGCAACGAATAATATCTATGCGAACCCATTTAGAGAGTCACAGATCTCAAATATTCGTAACTATATGAGACGTGAGCTTGGTCTTCACGCTCCAGCTATTGAAGGGCTAAAGATTACTTCAAAGCTGTCTAATAGACTGACAAGCAATATCGCCGGAGCTGCTGGATCAAGTGCTTTTGGAGCAATTGATAATAGTATCAAAAATACAACGGCCTATAAGCTACATCAGTCGTACCTAAGTACACTTGCTAAGAGTGAAGATGCTGAGAAGGAATCAGTTAAATCTTATATCAATACTCTTGATAAAGTGATTGGTACAGGAGATCTACACAAGTTAGAAGAAACTGATCACGCTCATGATCACAATCACGATATTGTAAATATGAGCTATATCAACAATCCAAGTTCTACTTCAATGGGTGATTTTATCAATCACGGATCGAAGTGTGCTTTCAACGTTGTTGATAACAACTCTTATGAGAGAATCCAAAAAGAATGTCCTGAAGTAGATGCTTATGTTGCAGATGTTAAGGCCAATGGTGGAACTCTTGAAAGTAGCGAAAGAGAATTAGAACTCGTAAGAAACTGTGCTGAAAAGTTAATCTTTGATGATGTTCTTGCGACATTTGTACATGAGCTTGGGCACAACCTAGGACTACGTCACAACTTTGCAGCTTCAAATGATGCTAAAAACTATACTTATAAAGACGGTAAGCCAGTAGCTCTAACGGCTTCAACAATGGACTACCTCACTCGCAACGTTGAAGAGCTTCCAGCTCCTGGTGCTTATGATGTTGCTGCAATTAAGTTTGGTTATGTTGAAAAAGTTGAAACTGAAGATGGTAGAGAAATTGCTCTTAACGGGAAATCGATTGAACAAGCAATGAAAGATGCTGGAGTTTCAAGAAAAGAATATAACTACTGTACAGATGAGCACGTTGATCTAACGAGCCCACTATGTAAGAGATGGGACCACGGTTCTAATCCAGAGGAAATTGTAGAATACCTTATTGAAGACTTTAAATCATTTGTTGCTCTCTATGGGCACAAGTATGACAGAATCTTCTCTCCTGATATGTATAGACTTGCTAGTAAGTTCTACAGAACGACAAGTGAGTTAAAAGGTCTACATGATCATTGGAGAAAGATCGTTGCTCAGGCCCTAGGGAAAAAGAAGCAATATCTTCAAGGAATTAATGCTAATCAAATGAAGCAAGTTATTGCAGTACTTGATAATGATAATACAGAGCTTGGAAGACAGCATAGACTTTACTACCCAGCTGTTGAAAAATCATTTAACTTCCTTCTTGAGCTTGCCAATCAAGCACAGAGAGTTTGTTATGTTAAGCCTGTTGGTAATAGTGTTGAATCAGTTCAGGCCCTTGATTTTGAAACAATTAAAGAGCAAGTTTGGGGTCTTACTGGACAGAATATTTATGACTGTTCAGATGCAGTTGGACTACTTGGAAATGCTGAGATCGTTGGTGCTGATGGTTATTTCATGAACGATGTTAGACTTGATAATAATGCAGGAAACCCTGATGATTACTTTAGAAATTCGACAGCTGGTATGAGCTTTGTAAAAAGACTTGCAGCTATTAGTCTATCTGATAGAGCGCCAAGACTTATTGCTCATTACAATGAAGGATTCTATCCGAACTACCTTGATAACCCACTGTGGAGAAGTCAAGTTCTAGCTTCGGTACAAGATAGAATTGTAAACGGAGTAAGTGTAGCGAACCTAACAGAATCAAAAATGTTGAAAAGTGCAAATGTATCTCACGTGCCACTCTTTTCAACGCAAAAAGAGAATATGATTGTTAGTTTACTAAGTTACCAAAATGGACAACGTGTTCCAGGTGACCTTGAAGAGACAAGACAGAGAACAGGTGCTTATTCAGTATACTCTGTTGATGACCCAAGCTTAATTCCTCAGGGGTATGTTTCAGCTGCAATTAGCAATTACTACTTCTTTGCTAATCCAAGCGCTCCTTCGGGACAGCTGATTACTCTAAGAAATGAGCTTGTTGAAATGAAGACTCTTGCAAAAATTAGTGGGGTCAAGCAATTCTTACCACAGATTTCGAATTTCCTTACTCAGGCAGGTTACTACAACCTCACTGAGAAAGACCTTGTTGGTACAACACAAGAAGTTCAGCAAGTTGAAGCTCAAGCTGAGGAAGTTGTTCAAGGTGAAGAAGTTTCATCAGAAGAAATTGTTGAAGCGCTTGAAGTTAAAAACGAAGTTGTAAGCAATGCTCTGACTGTTGAGCAGTACCTTGAAAAAATTAACAAGAATGAGGCGATTTTACAGCAAATTATTCAGATCGTTTACCAGAATACGCAGATGAATATTACTCCTCTTGTTCAAAAGGCAGCAGGGCTTCAGTCGAATATTAAGACAGTTCTTGAAAAGGCCGTGAATGAAGGTAATGGTGCGATGAAAGTTAGCGAATTTCTAACTTTACTTGCTCCGGCCGAACAAATCGCTGGTCTTAAGCAAGCACTTTTTCAAGACCTGACTCAAGCGATGGATCAAGCTCTTAATGCGACTAGGGCCTATAGCTCTAATCCGGATGAAAAAGATGCTCAGATCGATGCACTATCAAAAGTTATTATGAGTTTATAAAAAATGGGAAAGGGAGCAGTTTTGCTCCCTTTTTTATTTCCTTGAAATCATAAAAGTCCCCTCATATCTTCACAATCTTTTCTCATTCTTTTGTACTTTTCTATCAGACTATGATTGATAGGAGGTATCTATGCCAACTGTATTAAAAGGTCATTTTCCAAAGAGAAAGGACGATGATGAAACCTTCTTTTCTGAAATCTTGGAGAGTATGCAAAAAGATGAGGATCGATTTACAACGAGGCGATTTCAAAATGATATTGATGATTATCTAACTTGTATTCACCTAAAGAAATTGAATGTTCAATATATTTTTGTTTTCTATGGAGCGTACTTTCTCTCATTGTTCTACAATGCATGGAGTTCGAATCCTGATAGTTTTGGACTTGGGGAGTTTATAGGGGTTTGCTCTTCAGTGGCCCTTATATGGTTAGCTTGGAAGGTCACTTTCCCTTTTTTGAAGTATGAGGATCAGATCATCGATTATTTAAATTACAAAAGTCGAGGCAAAAAAGAAGAGAGAAACGAACATAAAATCGCTTCTTAGAAAAAAGGGAGACCTAGAGTCTCCCTTTTTTTATGCAAATAATTTAGATACGAGTTCACTCTTGAAGTAGGCCTTGAGACCTTCTTCGTTTTCTTCCCAGATTTCTTTTAGTGTTTTTTCTTCACTGAGAACTGGAAATTCAAAAGTTAGCACTGGGCTACTATATTTCTCTGGGGCGTAGTTTCCTAGTGATCCAGGAGTTGGGTAACCAACATCACCTTCAGCAGGATATCCATTGTATTGCTCAAGGTATTCGGCGACATCTTTGCAGTCTCCATTGTAGTTGAGCATAGGTTTCCATGAGTGGAGAGTTAGAATTTGTACTGGTGTGAATTTTGAAAATAATTTATCGAGATAAACGTTTTCAGGTTCACTCATTGGAGCCGAGCCTGGATGATATTTGGCCGCTCTAATCTCTGGACACCAGTTATCAGTAGCAAGGTTTCTATTAAGATCTACACCATGGGCATTCGTTCTTGTTCCTTGGCGGTAACCATCAACATTTAAAATTGGGATTACGATTAATGGCAGGTCACCAAGATCTTCTTCTTTTAGCCATTCGAAGAGTTGATTAAGAACATAAACTCCCTCAACCTCATCTCCGTGAACTCCGGCCATTAAGTAGAGCCATTTGTTGCTTTTTGTGTCTGTTTTAAAGGCCTGTATTTCATCACCTTCAACACTAGATCCAGACTTAAGACTTATAAAATTCATATAAAAACCTTTTTACTCACAACGGTAGACAGCACACTGTCCAGGTGTTTCTTCAACTTCAACTTCAATGTTTTTAAATTGAAAATTAAATCTCTCTTTAACGAGTCTTTTAATTTCATGGGTAATATAAATTGCGATTCTCTCTGCACTTGTATTTTGAATTGGTAAAATAAGTACATCTGTTTGAGGAAATGAGAAGAAGCTTCCATCCTGAGTTTTAATATCCCAGTTTTTGTCATTCTCTTTGATCTCAATCAAAGGAGTCTCGCCTGGTAGGAGAAGCTTGTGATCAAGACTGTCACAGACTTCTCTTACAATTGGCTTGATATCTAAAAAATCAAAGACCATATCAGCATCAAGTTCTATTGCATCGGCCTTAAGAGTTACACGATAGTTATGTCCGTGAAGTGGTTCTCTTGTACCGTCTTTAAAAAGCATAAAGTGAGAAGAAGCAAAATTGAAATATTGCTTATAAACACGAATTGAATATTCTGTGTTCAAGGTTTACCTCATTTCGTTAATGGCCATATTTCTCTAAGCGGCCAAAGCAATCTTTAGTTTAAGCAACATTAATTATCACATTGAGTTCATGTTGCAAAGTTTGTGCGAGTTATTGTGCAGAGAGTTGGTAAATAATAGGGCTTATCATCTTAAAATTACTTAGTTACAATAAGGGCTTAAAGAACCTAAGGGGCATGATTGTGAAGGAAAAATATTTAAAAACATTAAGTGAGCTCTCGAAAATTCTCACAGATGAGAAATCAAATCGTGCAATAACTTATTTGAAATTAAAGATAAAAGAAACTCAGATGCCTGGATCATCGAGTGAGAAAACCGCGCCGGCTAAAGGTGAGCAGGGTGATTTTCCTCTTCCTGTGGAAGTTCAGGATCTACAACGTGCTGTTGCCGTCTTTAGTGATGGTGCTTGCCGCGGAAACCCTGGACCTGGAGCTTGGGGTGTTATGGCCCAAAACGCGACGGGAGAAGTTATTTTTGAATCGAGCGGTATTGATGCAAGCACGACCAATAATCGCATGGAGCTTGAAGGCGCGATTAAGGGACTAGAGCTCGTTCATGAATACTTTGAAGAGCATAACGAAATCAATACTCAACCTGTCTACGTTTATAGTGACAGCCGATATGTCGTAGATGGAATTGAAAAGTGGGTTCCTGGTTGGAAGGCAAGAGGTTGGAAGAAGGCCGATAAAAAGGCCCCTGAAAACTTAGAACTCTGGCAAACATTAGACCGTTTGGCCTTAAGTTTTCATATGCTTAAATTTTACTGGGTGAAAGGGCATGCCGGACATCCTCAAAATGAACATTGTGATCAACTTGCCAATAAGGCATTGGATGATTCTGGATTTTAATAGGTGAAGAAAATGAAAAAAATAGTATTGGTTCTTATGAGTGTGGCCCTCGTTTCATGCTCATCTACGAAAAAAAATGATGTGGCCTACATGGAAGGGGTTGCTCTTTGGATGCAGAACTCTGCTGAAGTGAGAGCGCTTCGTTATCAAGCTTTCAATGCTGCAAGATATACAGTTGATCAGAGCTTAAAGAAGCGCTCAAAAAAACCAAGAGCTCTAATTGTTGATATTGATGAGACGGTATTAGATAATTCGCCCTACCAAGCAAGAGGTCTTGTTACTGGTGAAGCCTACAATGAACAAGAGTGGGAGAGATGGGTCGATATGGGAAAGGCAAGGGCCCTTGCAGGATCTGTTGGTTTTTTAAATTACGCCGTTAAAAAAGGCGTGGAAGTTTTTTATATTTCCAATAGAAAAGTTCGTGGATTTGAGCCGACTTATCAAAACTTAAAGGAAGAAGGTTTTCCAGTTAAAAAGCAAAACCTCATTTTGAAAACACATACCTCATCTAAGGACGAGCGAAGAAAAGATGTCTTTAAAAAGTATAATGTCATTCTCTTAATGGGAGATACACTTGCTGATTTTCATACAAATTTCGAAGACAAGAATACTAATGAAAGAAATATATTAGTTGATAGTTTTAGAAAGGAATTTGGAAAGAAGTTTATTGTCTTACCAAATCCAATGTATGGTGATTGGGAGTGGGCCCTTCACGATTATGATTACTCAAAAAGCATGAAAGAGAGAGAGCAAGAGAGAAAGAGATTTCTCTATCCTTACAAATAGGAAAGACTCTCACTACTTGCTAAGACTTTAATATTTGACTAAACTATAACGGAAATGGAATTCGTTTAAACACAAAAGGAAGGATACATGAAAAAATTATTCGCGCTTACGCTCGTATCTTCTGCTCTTCTTACTGGTTGTATGAAAGGGGAACAGAAAGCGGATCTATCAAAAGAAGAAAATAAAATCTTCTACGCTGTTGGTACTATGCACGGTTCACGTTTTAAGTCTCTTGAAATGTCTCCAGCTGAGAAAACTGCTTTTCTTGCTGGGATCAAAGATTCACTAAACGGAGAAAAAGAGAAGGTTAACTCTCAAGAATACGCAATGAAATTCAGAGAGCTTCTTCAAAAGAGAACAACTCAAATGGCCAAAGGGAACAAAGACAAAGGTGGACAATTCATCGAGACTTTTGTTTCTAAAGAAGGCGGAACAAAAACAGCTTCTGGTCTAGCTTATAAAGTTCTTACTGAAGGTAAGGGAGAAACTCCTAAGGCCGAAGATACTGTTACAGTTCACTATAAGGGAACTCTTCTTGATGGGACTGAGTTTGACTCTTCTTACTCAAGAAATAAACCAACTTCATTTCCACTTAATAGAGTTATTAAAGGTTGGACTGAAGGTCTACAGCTCGTTAAAAAAGGTGGAAAAATTAAACTTGTGATCCCATCTGAGCTTGCTTATGGTGATCAAGGTGCCCCTCCTAAGATTCCAGGTGGAGCTACATTAGTTTTCGAAGTTGAGCTAATCGACATCAAAAAAGCTGATAAGAAGTAATTTAATTTATTTATTCTCAATAAATTTCAAATACTTAGAAGGGAGGACATTGTCCTCCCTTTTTTTATGTAAATTTTTCCTCTTTGGCCTTTAACACTAGGCGTTGCGGTTTCTAATTCTGTATGAATAAGAAAATAAAGTTGAAACATTCAACTGGGGGGAAAAATGTTTAAATCTTTAGTTAAGTTGCTCTTAGCAGCTACTCTTGCTGTGTCTTCAGCAAGCGCTTATTACCAGAAAGTTTCACTTTCTGCGAAGGCCAAGAATAAAGTTGTTGGTGTTCGTGTAAGTGATGTCATTAGTTATCTTGGAAATATCGTTCCAAGTCTTTATGAAGTTAACAAAGAGATTCTTGATAATCCTGAAAACTACATTAAGGGTGGAAAGATTCAAGAAGTTCACAATCTCTACTTTGATGCTATTCCAAGAAAGTCTGGAAATAATGTTCTTCTAGATCTTAGAGCGATGGTTCGTTATAAGAACGGTGGCGTCCAATTTCAAACGATGCAGGTAAGATACAATACTGCAACTCCAAAAAACCTCTATGTAACAGGGAATCTTTATTCAATTGATGAAACTGATTTTGAATTTGAAACTTCTCTCGTTTCAAGAAAGCTCATTGCTTACGATAGAGCGAATAATACGAAAATGATTTTTCCACTTGGTGTAGGTTCATTTGATGAAGGTGTTCTTTCGGGACAGACTTCACTTCTTACTCCAAGATTTAAAACGGCTTGGCTAGATAAGAGAGTTAATATGTACTCACGTAAGAAGCCACGCTATTTTAAAAAGAAGCCATTCATTCGTATTTTAACGAGTCAAAATGTTGCTGATGGTTGGACTGGTATTGGTTTCCATGCACAACCTAACCTTGATAAGTTTGTTAGGGCCTTTGATTCTCATGGTTGTATGAGAATGGAGCTTCAAGATCTCTACCTTCTTTATCACCT from Halobacteriovorax sp. GB3 includes:
- a CDS encoding FKBP-type peptidyl-prolyl cis-trans isomerase, coding for MKKLFALTLVSSALLTGCMKGEQKADLSKEENKIFYAVGTMHGSRFKSLEMSPAEKTAFLAGIKDSLNGEKEKVNSQEYAMKFRELLQKRTTQMAKGNKDKGGQFIETFVSKEGGTKTASGLAYKVLTEGKGETPKAEDTVTVHYKGTLLDGTEFDSSYSRNKPTSFPLNRVIKGWTEGLQLVKKGGKIKLVIPSELAYGDQGAPPKIPGGATLVFEVELIDIKKADKK
- a CDS encoding ribonuclease H family protein, encoding MKEKYLKTLSELSKILTDEKSNRAITYLKLKIKETQMPGSSSEKTAPAKGEQGDFPLPVEVQDLQRAVAVFSDGACRGNPGPGAWGVMAQNATGEVIFESSGIDASTTNNRMELEGAIKGLELVHEYFEEHNEINTQPVYVYSDSRYVVDGIEKWVPGWKARGWKKADKKAPENLELWQTLDRLALSFHMLKFYWVKGHAGHPQNEHCDQLANKALDDSGF
- a CDS encoding L,D-transpeptidase: MFKSLVKLLLAATLAVSSASAYYQKVSLSAKAKNKVVGVRVSDVISYLGNIVPSLYEVNKEILDNPENYIKGGKIQEVHNLYFDAIPRKSGNNVLLDLRAMVRYKNGGVQFQTMQVRYNTATPKNLYVTGNLYSIDETDFEFETSLVSRKLIAYDRANNTKMIFPLGVGSFDEGVLSGQTSLLTPRFKTAWLDKRVNMYSRKKPRYFKKKPFIRILTSQNVADGWTGIGFHAQPNLDKFVRAFDSHGCMRMELQDLYLLYHLVDKGPRQSLPITVNYRTSDLSDHPFPKQNKPYQRVVNGGNKSNPKWILDRDDLIMVSKNWKSEAPVNELVDYAADHYNEMINYSIAELRDERREEKKDACSEQHLDDLDRDDFLSDRDYEKAYKKAKKAYDKCMKKGKKKKTIRDRLYKWWVHG
- a CDS encoding 5'-nucleotidase, lipoprotein e(P4) family; this translates as MKKIVLVLMSVALVSCSSTKKNDVAYMEGVALWMQNSAEVRALRYQAFNAARYTVDQSLKKRSKKPRALIVDIDETVLDNSPYQARGLVTGEAYNEQEWERWVDMGKARALAGSVGFLNYAVKKGVEVFYISNRKVRGFEPTYQNLKEEGFPVKKQNLILKTHTSSKDERRKDVFKKYNVILLMGDTLADFHTNFEDKNTNERNILVDSFRKEFGKKFIVLPNPMYGDWEWALHDYDYSKSMKEREQERKRFLYPYK
- a CDS encoding 6-pyruvoyl trahydropterin synthase family protein, which encodes MNTEYSIRVYKQYFNFASSHFMLFKDGTREPLHGHNYRVTLKADAIELDADMVFDFLDIKPIVREVCDSLDHKLLLPGETPLIEIKENDKNWDIKTQDGSFFSFPQTDVLILPIQNTSAERIAIYITHEIKRLVKERFNFQFKNIEVEVEETPGQCAVYRCE